One Glycine max cultivar Williams 82 chromosome 6, Glycine_max_v4.0, whole genome shotgun sequence DNA segment encodes these proteins:
- the LOC100801746 gene encoding MLO-like protein 1 has translation MSGGGGGEEEATLEFTPTWVVAAVCTVIVAISLAAERLLHYGGKFLKAKDQKSLYEALQKIKEELMLLGFISLLLTVTQNGITKICVRPSLTRHMLPCNLDAGEHSTPESESATKIGYCVRKNKVPLLSLEALHHLHIFIFVLAVVHVSFSLLTVVFGGARIRQWKHWEDSIAKQNYETGRVLKPKVTQVHQHDFIRGRFAGFDKDSAIVGWLLSFLKQFYGSVTKSDYVTLRHGFIMTHCRTNPKFNFHKYMIRALEDDFKQVVGISWYLWLFVVIFLLLNINGWHTYFWIAFIPVVLLLAVGTKLGHVITQLAQEVAEKHAAIEGDLVVQPSDEHFWFHRPHVVLFLIHFILFQNAFEIAFFFWIWVTYGFDSCIMGQVRYIVPRLVIGVFIQVLCSYSTLPLYAIVTQMGTHYKRAIFNEHLQQNIVGWAQKAKKRKGLKADGNPGQGSSQESANTGIQLGSIFKKASAPGGSSSATKADGTNSV, from the exons ATGAGTggcggaggaggaggagaagaggaAGCAACTCTGGAGTTCACTCCGACGTGGGTTGTGGCCGCCGTTTGCACAGTCATCGTCGCCATATCTCTCGCTGCTGAGCGCCTCCTTCATTATGGCGGAAAGTTTCTCAAAGCCAAGGACCAGAAGTCGCTCTACGAAGCTCTCCAGAAGATCAAAGaag AGCTGATGCTTCTGGGCTTCATTTCCCTGCTTCTCACGGTTACACAAAACGGCATTACCAAAATCTGCGTTCGTCCCAGTTTGACGCGCCACATGCTCCCTTGTAATCTCGACGCCGGTGAACACTCCACGCCTGAGTCCGAGTCCGCCACTAAAATTGGTTACTGCGTCCGCAAG AACAAGGTACCTTTATTATCTTTGGAAGCACTTCACCATCTTCACATCTTCATTTTTGTCCTCGCTGTCGTACACGTCTCCTTTTCCTTACTCACCGTTGTCTTCGGAGGCGCCAGA ATACGTCAGTGGAAACACTGGGAAGATTCAATTGCTAAACAGAACTACGAAACTGGCCGAg TTCTCAAACCAAAGGTCACTCAGGTACACCAGCATGATTTTATCAGGGGTCGTTTTGCCGGTTTTGACAAAGACTCTGCTATTGTCGGTTGGTTG cTATCCTTTTTAAAGCAGTTTTATGGATCTGTGACAAAATCAGATTATGTGACATTGCGACATGGGTTCATTATG ACCCACTGCAGGACAAATCcaaagtttaattttcacaaGTACATGATTCGTGCCCTCGAAGATGATTTCAAGCAAGTTGTTGGTATAAG TTGGTATCTTTGGCTCTTTGTGGTTATCTTCTTGTTGCTTAACATCAATG GTTGGCATACGTATTTCTGGATTGCTTTTATTCCCGTCGTT CTTTTACTTGCTGTGGGCACTAAGCTGGGGCACGTAATAACCCAACTAGCTCAAGAAGTAGCTGAAAAGCATGCAGCCATAGAAGGTGATTTAGTTGTGCAGCCATCAGATGAACATTTTTGGTTTCATCGGCCCCATGTTGTCCTCTTTTTGATTCACTTTATCCTTTTCCAAAATGCCTTTGAGATAgcattttttttctggatatgG GTCACATATGGATTTGACTCCTGTATAATGGGACAAGTTCGATACATTGTTCCAAGGCTTGTTATTGG GGTATTTATTCAGGTACTATGTAGCTACAGCACCCTGCCACTGTATGCAATTGTTACGCAG ATGGGAACTCACTATAAGAGGGCAATATTTAATGAGCATTTGCAACAAAACATTGTTGGTTGGGCACAGAAGGCGAAGAAGAGGAAAGGACTAAAAGCTGATGGCAATCCTGGCCAAGGAAGTTCTCAGGAGAGTGCTAATACAGGAATCCAGCTTGGGTCAATTTTCAAGAAGGCATCTGCTCCAGGAGGCAGTTCTTCTGCCACCAAAGCTGATGGGACCAACTCAGTGTAG